One Belonocnema kinseyi isolate 2016_QV_RU_SX_M_011 chromosome 6, B_treatae_v1, whole genome shotgun sequence genomic region harbors:
- the LOC117174312 gene encoding uncharacterized protein LOC117174312 isoform X1 produces MKNVTMPGCSVPNCHRRADKGYRMFVFPKRPDKRKLWARLCKREDKPPKHARICEYHFDDNQFTIDFRGKRGKLKPNAIPTVYDAPLSARNVTNGILDDIQPEFVDVSQQDDDSLWRNDFNVDSLCVEENFDIERKGSECGENVQYSSVEVEELCIEPEIVEGSLKSIMKNEDTLISENNNVQNIIEKTKDLEEQLRNKDKELVKTQRLLSKSLKQVETLQALNEKFQAQISKLSGRSHSKSYPSRRERRKPAKFLN; encoded by the exons ATGAAG aacgtAACAATGCCAGGATGCAGTGTACCTAATTGTCACAGAAGAGCAGACAAAGGTTACAGAATGTTTGTCTTTCCAAAGAGACCTGATAAAAGAAAACTATGGGCTCGACTTTGCAAGAGAGAAGACAAGCCTCCAAAACATGCCCGAATTTGTGAG taCCACTTTGACGACAATCAATTTACAATCGACTTCAGAGGCAAGAGAGGAAAATTAAAACCAAACGCCATTCCAACAGTTTACGATGCTCCATTATCTGCGAGGAATGTAACGAATGGCATTTTAGATGATATACAACCAGAATTTGTTGATGTATCTCAACAGGATGACGATTCACTTTGGAGAAATGATTTTAACGTCGATAGTTTATGCGTTGAGGAAAATTTTGATATCGAGAGGAAAGGTTCGGAATGTGGAGAAAATGTTCAATACTCAAGCGTGGAAGTGGAAGAATTGTGCATCGAACCTGAAATTGTGGAGGGTAGTCTTAAAAGCataatgaaaaatgaagataCCTTAATATCGGAGAATAATAATGtacaaaatataatagaaaaaaccAAAGATTTAGAAGAGCAGCTTAGAAATAAAGACAAGGAACTTGTCAAAACACAAAGGCTTCTCTCGAAAAGTTTGAAACAAGTTGAAACATTACAAGCGCTGAATGAAAAGTTCCAGGCTCAGATTTCAAAGTTATCGGGTCGAAGTCATTCTAAAAGTTATCCAAGTCGTCGAGAAAGAAGGAAGCCTGCAAAATTTCTTAACTGA
- the LOC117174312 gene encoding uncharacterized protein LOC117174312 isoform X2, with product MPGCSVPNCHRRADKGYRMFVFPKRPDKRKLWARLCKREDKPPKHARICEYHFDDNQFTIDFRGKRGKLKPNAIPTVYDAPLSARNVTNGILDDIQPEFVDVSQQDDDSLWRNDFNVDSLCVEENFDIERKGSECGENVQYSSVEVEELCIEPEIVEGSLKSIMKNEDTLISENNNVQNIIEKTKDLEEQLRNKDKELVKTQRLLSKSLKQVETLQALNEKFQAQISKLSGRSHSKSYPSRRERRKPAKFLN from the exons ATGCCAGGATGCAGTGTACCTAATTGTCACAGAAGAGCAGACAAAGGTTACAGAATGTTTGTCTTTCCAAAGAGACCTGATAAAAGAAAACTATGGGCTCGACTTTGCAAGAGAGAAGACAAGCCTCCAAAACATGCCCGAATTTGTGAG taCCACTTTGACGACAATCAATTTACAATCGACTTCAGAGGCAAGAGAGGAAAATTAAAACCAAACGCCATTCCAACAGTTTACGATGCTCCATTATCTGCGAGGAATGTAACGAATGGCATTTTAGATGATATACAACCAGAATTTGTTGATGTATCTCAACAGGATGACGATTCACTTTGGAGAAATGATTTTAACGTCGATAGTTTATGCGTTGAGGAAAATTTTGATATCGAGAGGAAAGGTTCGGAATGTGGAGAAAATGTTCAATACTCAAGCGTGGAAGTGGAAGAATTGTGCATCGAACCTGAAATTGTGGAGGGTAGTCTTAAAAGCataatgaaaaatgaagataCCTTAATATCGGAGAATAATAATGtacaaaatataatagaaaaaaccAAAGATTTAGAAGAGCAGCTTAGAAATAAAGACAAGGAACTTGTCAAAACACAAAGGCTTCTCTCGAAAAGTTTGAAACAAGTTGAAACATTACAAGCGCTGAATGAAAAGTTCCAGGCTCAGATTTCAAAGTTATCGGGTCGAAGTCATTCTAAAAGTTATCCAAGTCGTCGAGAAAGAAGGAAGCCTGCAAAATTTCTTAACTGA